One part of the Nocardioides zeae genome encodes these proteins:
- a CDS encoding thiolase family protein translates to MSESKIVLVDGARTPVGSFGGVFKDVPAHELGAQATTAALQRAGVEGSDVQEVVMGCIGQVGPDAYNARRVAVTAGLPKNVPAYTVNRLCGSGLQAIWSAAMEMRWNDLDVTVAGGDESMTRMPFYDFGARNGYKLGSRELVDGTVMMLTDPFQGIHMGVTAENVAAKYGVSRVEQDEFALESQRRAATDAAKAAFAEEIVAVEVGGRRPFTVETDEHPKPATTLETLAGLRPAFAKDGTVTAGNASGINDGAAAVVLASEQAVAERGLTGLVTLEAVTTGAMEPELMGYAPVLALKALFEKTGTTPGDIDVIECNEAFAAQAVAVVRDAKLDPEKVNPYGGAIALGHPVGATGAILSLRVAKELHRSDKELGIVTMCIGGGQALAALFRRI, encoded by the coding sequence ATGAGCGAATCGAAGATCGTCCTCGTCGACGGTGCGCGCACCCCCGTCGGCAGCTTCGGCGGCGTGTTCAAGGACGTGCCCGCCCACGAGCTCGGCGCGCAGGCGACCACCGCGGCGCTGCAGCGGGCCGGCGTCGAGGGCAGCGACGTGCAGGAAGTCGTCATGGGCTGCATCGGGCAGGTCGGCCCGGACGCCTACAACGCGCGCCGGGTCGCGGTCACCGCGGGCCTGCCGAAGAACGTCCCGGCCTACACGGTGAACCGGCTGTGCGGCTCGGGGCTGCAGGCCATCTGGTCGGCCGCCATGGAGATGCGCTGGAACGACCTCGACGTCACCGTCGCCGGGGGCGACGAGTCCATGACCCGGATGCCGTTCTACGACTTCGGCGCCCGCAACGGCTACAAGCTCGGCAGCCGCGAGCTCGTCGACGGCACCGTCATGATGCTGACCGATCCCTTCCAGGGGATCCACATGGGCGTGACCGCCGAGAACGTCGCCGCCAAGTACGGCGTCTCCCGCGTCGAGCAGGACGAGTTCGCCCTCGAGTCCCAGCGCCGCGCCGCCACCGACGCCGCGAAGGCCGCGTTCGCCGAGGAGATCGTCGCCGTCGAGGTCGGCGGCCGTCGACCCTTCACCGTCGAGACCGACGAGCACCCCAAGCCCGCGACCACGCTGGAGACCCTCGCCGGCCTGCGCCCGGCGTTCGCCAAGGACGGCACCGTCACCGCCGGCAACGCCTCGGGCATCAACGACGGCGCCGCCGCCGTCGTGCTGGCCTCCGAGCAGGCCGTCGCGGAGCGGGGCCTGACCGGGCTCGTCACCCTCGAGGCCGTGACCACCGGCGCGATGGAGCCCGAGCTCATGGGCTACGCCCCCGTGCTCGCGCTGAAGGCGCTGTTCGAGAAGACCGGCACCACCCCCGGCGACATCGACGTCATCGAGTGCAACGAGGCCTTCGCCGCCCAGGCCGTCGCGGTCGTGCGCGACGCGAAGCTCGACCCCGAGAAGGTCAACCCCTACGGCGGCGCCATCGCGCTCGGTCACCCCGTCGGCGCGACCGGGGCGATCCTCTCCCTGCGCGTCGCCAAGGAGCTCCACCGCTCCGACAAGGAGCTCGGCATCGTCACCATGTGCATCGGCGGCGGCCAGGCCCTCGCCGCGCTCTTCCGCCGCATCTGA
- a CDS encoding oxidoreductase, producing the protein MSVLAEEVLVAGRPLRNRIVATAHGTASVVDGMPTAADAAYWRRLAQGGPGLVVTGGISVSAASTLRARYPGEAWHDHAAEAYREKASAITSNGAVALAQLCHLGRETLGAATFLPFEAPSPVRSPREPAMARTLTVDDCAEVVASFVTSACRMVDAGFDGIELHAAHGYLLAQFLDPATNLRTDRYGGYRGGRARIVVEIVEGIRACRPGAIVSLRLSPSTDPGGMDLAEVCRSALVVQERSPVDLVSLSWGSRLGYTPDMGTDRPPLAAAAAAPTLRELRAGLGVPLLVGVSFRDRADLESMVDDGRADLVGMARPHLADPDVTTKLLTGRDDDVRPCVSCNEDCRAFDPVALCVVNPDLAPPGERGPASRSAVGGPAHLPPPRDRRRWLRRGRGRGTGGPRDGSHDRARAP; encoded by the coding sequence ATGTCGGTTCTCGCCGAGGAGGTGCTGGTCGCCGGCCGGCCGCTGCGCAACCGCATCGTGGCGACCGCGCACGGCACGGCGTCCGTCGTCGACGGCATGCCGACCGCAGCCGACGCCGCGTACTGGCGCCGTCTGGCGCAGGGCGGGCCCGGTCTCGTCGTCACCGGTGGCATCTCCGTGAGCGCCGCGTCGACGTTGCGGGCGCGCTACCCCGGCGAGGCCTGGCACGACCACGCGGCCGAGGCCTATCGAGAGAAGGCCTCGGCGATCACGTCGAACGGTGCGGTCGCGCTGGCGCAGCTGTGCCACCTGGGGCGCGAGACCCTCGGGGCCGCGACGTTCCTGCCGTTCGAGGCCCCGAGCCCGGTCCGGTCTCCGCGGGAGCCCGCGATGGCGCGCACCCTCACCGTCGACGACTGCGCGGAGGTGGTCGCGTCCTTCGTGACATCGGCCTGCCGGATGGTCGACGCGGGATTCGACGGGATCGAGCTGCACGCCGCCCACGGTTACCTGCTGGCACAGTTCCTGGATCCCGCCACGAACCTGCGGACCGACCGGTACGGGGGCTACCGGGGCGGTCGAGCGCGCATCGTGGTCGAGATCGTCGAGGGGATCCGAGCGTGCCGTCCCGGCGCGATCGTCTCGCTGCGGCTCTCGCCGTCGACGGACCCCGGCGGCATGGACCTCGCCGAGGTGTGCCGCTCCGCGCTGGTCGTCCAGGAGCGCAGCCCCGTCGACCTGGTCAGCCTCTCGTGGGGGAGCCGCTTGGGCTACACCCCCGACATGGGGACCGATCGGCCGCCTCTCGCCGCTGCCGCGGCTGCCCCGACCCTGCGCGAGCTGCGGGCGGGGCTGGGGGTGCCCCTCCTCGTCGGTGTGTCGTTCCGTGACCGGGCCGACCTCGAGTCGATGGTCGACGATGGTCGCGCCGACCTCGTCGGCATGGCCCGGCCCCACCTCGCGGATCCCGACGTGACGACGAAGCTGCTGACGGGTCGCGACGACGACGTCCGCCCCTGCGTCTCCTGCAACGAGGACTGCCGCGCGTTCGACCCCGTGGCGCTGTGCGTGGTCAACCCGGACCTCGCTCCGCCGGGGGAGCGAGGTCCGGCCAGCCGCTCCGCAGTGGGTGGGCCTGCCCACCTCCCCCCGCCCCGCGATCGCCGCCGGTGGCTCCGTCGCGGTCGTGGGCGCGGGACCGGCGGGCCTCGAGACGGCTCTCACGATCGCGCTCGCGCGCCCTGA